Proteins from a genomic interval of Pseudomonas silesiensis:
- a CDS encoding c-type cytochrome, whose product MNVSSMRPTNSRTPHVLALCLATLMGCSGTSEEALQQTSTLSGIAMADSVCSLCHGLTGESVSPMFPKLAGQQNEYLQLQLTDFKNHGRSAATDSRYMGGLSHLTKTQIAELADYFASQRAMQADTGTSDARGEVIFRQGLPERGVPPCSACHGTDGGGNGVIPRVAGQHASYMSQQIMVLQQTGQRPNGAPMLPVDHALSQADAESVARYMAALRTKQ is encoded by the coding sequence ATGAACGTATCCAGCATGCGACCTACCAATAGCCGGACACCTCATGTTCTGGCCCTTTGCCTGGCTACGCTAATGGGTTGTTCGGGTACAAGCGAAGAGGCGCTCCAGCAAACGTCCACCCTGTCGGGGATCGCCATGGCGGACAGCGTTTGTTCGCTGTGCCATGGGCTGACGGGGGAGTCTGTCTCGCCCATGTTTCCCAAGTTGGCGGGCCAGCAAAACGAGTATTTGCAGTTGCAACTGACCGATTTCAAAAACCATGGACGTAGCGCTGCAACTGACAGCCGGTACATGGGAGGATTGTCCCATTTGACCAAGACTCAGATTGCCGAACTGGCCGACTATTTTGCGAGTCAGCGAGCCATGCAGGCTGACACCGGGACGTCAGATGCGCGAGGTGAAGTGATCTTTCGCCAGGGCTTGCCTGAGAGGGGCGTCCCACCGTGCAGCGCTTGCCACGGGACGGACGGCGGGGGCAATGGGGTGATTCCACGGGTGGCGGGCCAGCATGCCAGCTATATGAGCCAGCAGATCATGGTGCTTCAGCAGACCGGGCAACGCCCCAACGGTGCTCCGATGTTGCCGGTGGATCATGCACTTTCCCAGGCCGATGCCGAATCCGTCGCCCGATACATGGCGGCACTCCGGACAAAGCAATGA
- the fnr gene encoding fumarate/nitrate reduction transcriptional regulator Fnr, which yields MPDVRAQQVHFLKAACSSCSVMELCLPIGMTGQEVERLDTLIVQRFKVKKGATLYRAGDPLRSLYAVRIGSFKTSVLSVDGREQVTGFQIPGEMLGLDAISTDLHACNAIALEDSEVCPIHFAHLEELAHELPSLQHNLNKILSREIVRDHDMLMMLGNMNSDERLAAFLLNLSQRLNIRGYSSTDFVLKMRREEIGSYLGLRLETICRGIAHLRDQALVEVSGRDVKILNLEGLKQLIAGCHRPPVC from the coding sequence ATGCCAGACGTCCGCGCTCAGCAAGTCCATTTCCTGAAAGCTGCGTGCTCAAGCTGCAGTGTGATGGAGTTATGCCTGCCCATCGGCATGACCGGCCAGGAAGTCGAGCGTCTGGACACGTTGATCGTGCAACGCTTCAAGGTCAAAAAAGGCGCGACGCTTTACCGTGCAGGCGATCCGCTGCGCTCGCTTTATGCGGTGCGAATCGGTTCCTTCAAGACCAGCGTTCTCTCGGTCGATGGTCGCGAGCAGGTCACTGGCTTTCAGATTCCTGGTGAAATGCTCGGCCTTGACGCTATTAGCACGGACCTACATGCGTGCAATGCGATTGCCCTTGAAGATAGCGAGGTCTGCCCCATCCACTTTGCTCACCTGGAAGAACTTGCCCATGAGCTGCCATCCCTGCAGCACAATCTGAACAAAATTCTCAGCCGCGAAATCGTGCGCGATCACGACATGCTGATGATGCTGGGCAACATGAACTCGGACGAACGTCTGGCAGCCTTTTTACTGAATCTGTCGCAACGCTTGAATATCCGTGGATATTCATCGACAGATTTCGTGTTGAAAATGCGCCGTGAGGAAATCGGCTCCTACCTGGGACTGCGCCTGGAAACCATTTGTCGTGGCATCGCACATCTGCGGGATCAAGCACTCGTGGAAGTTTCAGGCCGTGACGTCAAAATCCTTAATCTGGAAGGCCTCAAGCAGTTGATTGCCGGCTGCCATCGCCCTCCTGTCTGTTGA
- a CDS encoding heavy metal translocating P-type ATPase: MLSKWLDPLLLLLTALTLLAGGVAHVAHKPDWASMCWAAGSLVMSAVLLIEIVRRLARREAGVDLIALLSITAALVFEQTLVAAVIALMLATGRTLEFFTRQRADRELRALIDRAPRFAWLQEEGGLRKIPVEQVQLHQTLLVRLGEVIPVDGRLLSPAAILDESALSGESLPVTRREGEQVHSGVSNVGAPILLIATRTAAQSTYAGIVRLAEAARRSRAPFVRLADRYAVFFIPLTLLIAGLAWQLSGDPLRALAVLVVATPCPLILAVPIAFMSGISRAARRGILIKDGATLEALAGVKQVFLDKTGTLTSGHARLQSIEVNGMGDPQCLLGLAASLAQASTHPISQAIVEAAHQRQLPLSVPQEVEEIPGSGLCGRVDGVRVRFGTLSFAHKEAPVADWVAAMLRHMDYLACSGSFIDVDGKLAGLLVFSDNVRRETPQTLRRLRVRGIEKIVMLTGDRLETAEMIALSAGIDELRAGLTPEDKVRAVQQGCLRTSTLMVGDGINDAPALAAANVGVAMGASGATASAQAAGVVLLVDRLDRLVEALDIARRTRYIARQGVLVGMGLSLLAMAVAAFGYLPPLIGAVVQEGIDVVIILNALRALGPLWGLRKRRLTAEHIDRLQDEHQQLSTVLSDLHQLASDFAQRPLAQAQTDLVELVNKLQTSLAQHEHEDENTLYPLLTLSMPGEDPMSAMSHAHREIFRLIHLLARMSSDFSSDPATASADEIQHQLIRLDTLVRLHFDQEEELFRYLDWR; the protein is encoded by the coding sequence ATGCTCAGTAAGTGGCTGGACCCCCTACTATTGCTGCTCACCGCACTGACGCTGCTGGCCGGGGGCGTTGCGCATGTCGCGCACAAACCCGATTGGGCATCGATGTGCTGGGCCGCGGGCAGTCTGGTGATGTCCGCGGTGCTGCTCATCGAGATCGTCAGGCGTCTGGCCCGGCGCGAGGCCGGTGTGGACCTGATCGCCCTGTTGTCGATTACCGCCGCTCTGGTCTTTGAGCAGACACTGGTGGCGGCGGTGATTGCCTTGATGCTGGCGACCGGACGAACCCTGGAGTTTTTCACCAGGCAACGCGCTGACCGTGAGCTTCGTGCGCTCATCGACCGGGCGCCACGTTTTGCCTGGCTGCAGGAGGAGGGCGGCTTACGCAAGATCCCCGTTGAGCAGGTCCAGCTGCATCAAACTTTGCTGGTGCGGCTGGGGGAGGTGATACCGGTCGATGGTCGCCTGCTGAGTCCTGCGGCCATTCTCGACGAATCTGCGCTCAGCGGTGAGTCGTTGCCCGTAACCCGTCGAGAAGGTGAGCAAGTGCACAGCGGCGTTTCCAACGTCGGTGCGCCCATCCTGCTAATCGCCACGCGAACGGCCGCGCAGAGTACCTATGCGGGCATAGTGCGGCTGGCCGAGGCGGCACGCCGTTCACGCGCACCTTTCGTGCGCCTGGCCGACCGCTATGCAGTGTTCTTCATCCCGCTGACGTTGCTGATTGCCGGATTGGCCTGGCAGTTAAGTGGTGATCCCTTGCGAGCGCTGGCGGTTCTGGTGGTGGCCACGCCTTGCCCTTTGATTCTGGCGGTACCGATTGCCTTCATGTCAGGTATTTCGAGGGCAGCGCGGCGCGGGATCCTGATCAAGGACGGCGCGACCCTGGAAGCACTGGCCGGGGTCAAGCAGGTATTCCTCGACAAGACCGGCACTCTGACCAGCGGCCACGCCCGCCTGCAGTCGATAGAGGTCAATGGAATGGGCGATCCGCAGTGCCTGCTTGGCCTGGCCGCTTCGCTGGCGCAGGCCTCGACGCACCCCATCTCCCAGGCAATTGTTGAAGCGGCGCATCAGCGTCAGTTGCCGCTCAGCGTTCCGCAGGAAGTAGAAGAAATCCCGGGCTCTGGACTTTGTGGGCGGGTCGATGGTGTGCGGGTGCGTTTCGGCACGTTGTCTTTTGCTCACAAAGAAGCCCCAGTTGCCGACTGGGTCGCCGCCATGCTGCGCCACATGGACTACCTGGCGTGCAGTGGAAGCTTCATCGACGTGGATGGGAAACTCGCTGGCCTGCTGGTTTTCTCGGACAACGTTCGGCGCGAAACTCCGCAGACGCTACGTCGACTGCGTGTTAGAGGTATCGAAAAGATCGTCATGCTCACCGGCGATCGCCTGGAAACCGCGGAGATGATCGCGCTGTCTGCCGGGATTGACGAGCTGCGAGCCGGGTTGACCCCCGAGGATAAAGTGCGTGCCGTACAGCAAGGTTGCCTGCGCACTAGCACACTGATGGTCGGTGACGGCATCAACGACGCCCCCGCGCTGGCGGCGGCGAATGTCGGCGTGGCCATGGGGGCCAGCGGTGCCACTGCTTCTGCACAAGCCGCTGGTGTCGTGCTGCTGGTGGATCGGCTGGATCGTCTGGTGGAGGCGCTGGACATTGCCCGACGCACCCGTTACATCGCGCGCCAGGGTGTGCTGGTCGGCATGGGGCTGTCGTTGCTGGCCATGGCGGTGGCGGCCTTCGGTTACCTGCCGCCGCTGATTGGCGCTGTGGTGCAGGAGGGCATCGATGTGGTGATCATCCTTAACGCCTTGCGGGCACTGGGGCCGTTGTGGGGGCTGAGGAAACGAAGGCTTACCGCAGAGCATATCGATCGCCTGCAAGACGAACACCAGCAACTCTCCACCGTACTGAGCGATCTGCACCAACTGGCCAGCGACTTTGCCCAGCGCCCACTTGCGCAAGCACAGACCGACTTGGTGGAGCTGGTCAACAAGCTTCAAACATCACTGGCGCAGCATGAGCACGAAGATGAAAACACACTGTACCCGCTGCTGACGCTAAGCATGCCGGGCGAGGACCCGATGTCGGCCATGAGCCACGCTCACCGGGAGATTTTTCGCCTTATCCATTTACTGGCGCGCATGAGTAGCGACTTCAGTTCCGACCCCGCGACGGCATCAGCTGATGAGATTCAGCATCAGCTGATACGTCTGGATACCCTCGTGCGACTGCACTTTGATCAGGAGGAGGAACTGTTTCGTTATCTGGATTGGCGCTAG
- a CDS encoding cation-translocating P-type ATPase, translating to MSKIDGSGKRCIAAAYLEDVETIVRELDSDTRAGLSSAQAQLRLSRDGANELRTQPVKPAWHYLLAQFRDPLVYLLLVAVAITLVTWLLVEGREWPVDAVVITLIVLANALLGFIQETRSQRAVAALAKLTQTTSSIIRDGVLSRIPSHQLVIGDLLVLSEGDSVGADARLIQANALRVLEASLTGESEAVSKNAVRLRIEVPLAERSNMVFKGTAIAQGSGLGVITAIGMATELGAIAHLLDVTPEEVTPLQKEVREIGRMLAIAVLVIASFVVVAVLMLTQIHSVDDVLRVLLLGVSLAVAAVPEGLPAVLSLVLAFGVQRMARNKAIIKQLSSVETLGSASVICTDKTGTLTRSEMTIQQTRTASGNVAVSGVGYAPQGQIHHQDQPMTCGPVHSENVLLLRGGSLAGNAALAQQEDGTWVIQGDPTEGAFLVAERKLDAPPRSIERFERVAEIPFTSDRKMMSALVIDHEHNDERLLISKGAPDVLLQHCTQVQVGMDVVPLTDDLRAKAVADVNELSGAALRTLSVAYRPLATSEDGAAGEALETGLIFIGTVGIIDPPRKEVAPAITEAHRAGIRIIMITGDHPRTATRIAEDLGIIQAGAGALTGADLDKLDDAALAEAVKSNSVYARVAPSHKLRIVDALQAQGHVVAMTGDGVNDAPALKSANIGIAMGITGTEVTKQAGKMILADDNFATIVLAIREGRGILDNIRKFLRYLLSSNMGEVLTVFLAVVGAGVIGLVDEKGGIILPLLATQILWINLITDAAPAIAMGIDPHSEDLMTRSPRRPTDRIIDARMWGGVLQVGLVMALASLLTVDWMLPGGLIAGNESLVEARTAGFTVLVLAQLFNALCARSESASALVGLFANRWLWGAIALATALQIAVVHWSPLNKAFDTSALTLSQWGLCLAMASAVFWFSELRKLGMRLHQGKAIRHQKLRFF from the coding sequence ATGAGTAAGATTGATGGGAGTGGTAAGCGTTGTATCGCCGCTGCATACCTCGAAGACGTCGAAACGATTGTCCGTGAGCTGGATTCTGACACCCGCGCAGGCTTGTCCAGTGCACAGGCTCAACTGCGTCTGAGCCGTGACGGGGCCAATGAATTGCGTACTCAACCGGTCAAACCCGCCTGGCATTACTTGCTGGCGCAATTTCGGGATCCGCTGGTTTATCTGCTGCTTGTCGCAGTGGCCATTACCTTGGTCACCTGGTTACTTGTAGAGGGTCGTGAATGGCCTGTTGATGCCGTGGTCATCACACTGATTGTGCTGGCTAATGCGCTGTTGGGGTTCATCCAGGAAACCCGCTCGCAACGAGCGGTTGCGGCCTTGGCCAAACTGACTCAAACCACCTCCTCAATCATCCGCGATGGAGTGTTGTCGCGCATCCCCAGTCACCAACTGGTGATCGGTGATCTGCTGGTGTTGTCCGAGGGCGATTCTGTGGGCGCCGATGCTCGACTTATTCAGGCCAATGCCTTACGCGTACTGGAAGCATCGCTGACCGGAGAAAGTGAAGCGGTCTCAAAAAATGCAGTGCGTTTGCGCATCGAAGTGCCTTTGGCAGAGCGCTCCAATATGGTGTTCAAAGGCACTGCCATCGCCCAGGGTTCGGGGCTCGGCGTCATAACTGCAATCGGTATGGCGACTGAACTCGGGGCAATCGCTCATCTGCTGGATGTGACGCCTGAAGAGGTAACGCCGCTGCAAAAGGAAGTGCGCGAAATAGGGCGGATGCTCGCCATTGCCGTTCTGGTTATCGCTTCGTTTGTTGTCGTGGCTGTGCTGATGCTCACACAGATTCACAGTGTAGACGATGTATTACGGGTGCTCCTCTTGGGGGTGTCGCTGGCGGTGGCCGCGGTGCCTGAAGGGCTGCCCGCCGTTCTGTCACTGGTGCTCGCGTTCGGCGTGCAGCGGATGGCTCGCAACAAAGCCATCATCAAGCAGCTTTCTTCCGTCGAAACCCTGGGGTCGGCATCAGTCATCTGCACCGACAAGACTGGCACGCTGACGCGTTCCGAAATGACCATCCAGCAAACCAGGACGGCATCCGGCAACGTGGCGGTCAGCGGTGTCGGTTACGCCCCGCAGGGCCAGATACATCACCAGGATCAGCCCATGACCTGCGGCCCGGTGCACAGCGAAAATGTTCTGTTGTTACGTGGCGGAAGCCTGGCCGGCAATGCCGCGCTTGCGCAGCAGGAAGATGGCACCTGGGTGATTCAGGGAGATCCTACCGAGGGTGCCTTTCTGGTGGCAGAGCGCAAACTTGATGCACCCCCACGCAGCATCGAACGCTTCGAACGCGTGGCGGAAATACCGTTTACTTCCGATCGAAAAATGATGTCGGCACTGGTCATCGATCATGAACACAACGATGAGCGACTGCTGATCAGCAAGGGGGCGCCGGATGTACTCCTTCAACATTGCACACAGGTTCAAGTCGGGATGGATGTCGTGCCACTGACCGATGACCTTCGCGCAAAGGCCGTGGCTGATGTGAACGAGTTGTCGGGTGCCGCGTTGCGCACACTTTCCGTGGCGTACCGCCCTTTGGCGACCAGTGAAGATGGTGCAGCCGGTGAAGCCCTTGAGACAGGGCTTATTTTCATCGGTACGGTCGGCATCATCGACCCACCGCGCAAAGAAGTCGCCCCGGCCATTACCGAGGCCCATCGAGCAGGCATCCGCATCATTATGATTACGGGCGACCATCCGCGAACGGCGACCCGCATTGCCGAGGATCTGGGCATCATCCAGGCGGGTGCCGGTGCGTTGACCGGTGCCGATCTGGATAAGCTGGACGATGCGGCGTTGGCCGAGGCGGTTAAATCGAACTCGGTTTATGCACGTGTTGCGCCCTCGCATAAGCTGAGGATTGTCGACGCGCTTCAGGCGCAGGGGCATGTGGTGGCGATGACCGGCGATGGGGTGAATGACGCACCGGCATTGAAGTCAGCCAATATCGGCATTGCGATGGGCATAACCGGAACGGAGGTAACCAAGCAGGCGGGAAAAATGATCCTGGCAGACGATAATTTCGCGACCATTGTGTTGGCCATTCGCGAAGGGCGCGGGATTCTTGACAATATCCGCAAGTTTCTTCGTTACTTGCTGTCTTCCAATATGGGTGAAGTACTGACGGTCTTTCTGGCCGTTGTCGGGGCTGGTGTCATCGGCCTGGTGGATGAAAAGGGCGGGATCATCCTGCCGCTACTGGCTACCCAGATTCTGTGGATCAACTTGATCACGGATGCGGCGCCTGCCATCGCCATGGGCATTGACCCGCACAGCGAGGATCTGATGACGCGCAGCCCGCGCAGGCCTACGGATCGAATCATCGACGCACGCATGTGGGGCGGCGTGCTGCAGGTGGGGCTGGTCATGGCGTTGGCGAGTTTATTGACGGTCGACTGGATGTTGCCGGGAGGGTTGATTGCGGGTAATGAGTCGCTGGTCGAGGCACGTACTGCCGGTTTTACGGTCCTTGTATTGGCTCAGCTGTTTAATGCCCTATGTGCTCGCTCGGAGTCGGCCAGTGCGCTCGTCGGGCTGTTCGCCAATCGATGGCTGTGGGGGGCAATTGCCTTGGCGACGGCCTTGCAGATTGCAGTGGTGCACTGGTCGCCACTCAACAAGGCTTTCGACACGAGTGCATTGACGCTGAGCCAGTGGGGACTTTGTTTGGCAATGGCCAGCGCAGTCTTCTGGTTTAGCGAGCTGCGCAAGCTGGGTATGCGTTTGCATCAGGGAAAAGCCATCCGGCACCAGAAGCTGAGGTTCTTCTAA
- a CDS encoding OprD family porin gives MHTPALRKAHAISGTLGGCLTLGLASPLLAEEAGFIEGATANLQLRNYYFSRDFSDIVGPNKQSKAEEWAQGFILDVRSGYTQSSIGVGVDVLGLYGVKLDSSPSRARSGLLPTHDDGKSADEYGRLGAAVKFKASSTELKIGELRPNLPVLVHSDLRLLPPTYQGASLVSKEWTGLTINAGQLHSTSLRDSTNTQDMYALINDPINPARIARFTSDRFNYLGADYSFNSNRTSVGLWQAQLEDIYQQRYYSFKHAEPVGDWTLGVSLGYFDASDDGQSIAGKLDNHALSNLLSAKHGGHTFYLGYQQIGGDDGFIQIGANTNPLGNTLPTYEFAAPDERSWQVRHDYDFAALGIPGLTTTLRYVTGDNVSTGQGFEGKDWERDLDIGYVVQSGSLRGVGIRIRNVTARSNYRSDIDENRLILSYNISLF, from the coding sequence ATGCACACTCCTGCACTGCGCAAAGCCCATGCAATCAGCGGCACCCTCGGCGGCTGCCTGACACTGGGCCTGGCCTCGCCACTGCTGGCCGAAGAAGCCGGCTTCATCGAAGGCGCGACGGCCAACCTGCAACTGCGCAACTATTACTTTAGCCGCGACTTCTCCGACATCGTCGGCCCCAACAAGCAATCCAAGGCCGAGGAATGGGCCCAGGGCTTTATCCTCGATGTCCGTTCAGGCTACACCCAGAGCAGTATCGGTGTCGGCGTGGACGTGCTCGGCCTCTACGGCGTCAAGCTCGACAGCAGCCCGAGCCGGGCCAGGAGCGGACTGCTGCCGACACACGACGACGGCAAGTCCGCCGATGAATACGGCCGCCTGGGTGCAGCAGTCAAATTCAAGGCCTCCAGCACCGAGTTGAAGATTGGCGAATTGCGGCCCAACCTGCCGGTACTGGTGCACAGCGACCTGCGCCTGCTGCCGCCGACCTACCAGGGCGCCTCGCTGGTATCCAAGGAGTGGACAGGCCTGACCATCAACGCCGGCCAGCTGCACTCCACCAGCCTGCGCGACTCGACCAACACCCAGGACATGTATGCGCTGATCAACGACCCGATCAACCCGGCGCGTATCGCCAGGTTCACCAGTGACCGCTTCAACTACCTGGGCGCCGATTACAGCTTCAACTCGAACCGCACCAGCGTCGGCCTCTGGCAGGCGCAACTGGAGGACATCTACCAGCAGCGCTACTACAGCTTCAAGCACGCCGAACCTGTGGGAGACTGGACACTCGGTGTGAGTCTCGGCTACTTCGACGCCAGCGACGATGGCCAGAGCATCGCGGGCAAACTCGACAACCACGCACTGTCCAACCTGCTTTCCGCGAAACACGGCGGCCATACCTTCTACCTGGGCTACCAGCAGATCGGGGGTGACGACGGCTTCATCCAGATCGGCGCCAACACCAACCCGCTTGGCAACACCCTGCCCACCTACGAGTTCGCCGCACCGGACGAACGCTCCTGGCAGGTGCGTCACGACTACGACTTCGCCGCCCTCGGCATTCCCGGCCTGACCACCACCCTGCGCTACGTGACTGGGGATAACGTCAGCACTGGACAGGGCTTCGAAGGCAAGGACTGGGAGCGCGACCTGGATATTGGCTACGTTGTCCAGAGTGGATCGCTGCGCGGAGTGGGCATCCGCATCCGCAATGTGACTGCACGCTCCAACTACCGTAGCGACATTGACGAGAACCGGCTGATCCTCAGCTATAACATCAGCCTTTTCTGA
- a CDS encoding MFS transporter, which translates to MPSANVSTPTATTVADPVQALYRKITWKLIPFLCFCYLASYLDRINVGFAKLQMLEHLQFSETAFGLGAGLFFVGYIIFEVPSNLVLEKVGAKIWIARIMITWGLLSACTMLVTSTTQFYILRFLLGAAEAGFLPGVLYYLTTWFPTYRRGRIIALFMIGLPLSSVLGGPLSGWIMGHFDNAGGLRGWQWLFLLEAIPSVLLGVLTFWALPNNYRQAKWLNDDEKNLLEQELRADDADSTGSKHSFRDGFFNLKVWMLGGIDFSILLSAYAMGFWMPTFIRNAGVVDTFHIGVLTALPSIAALLGMLLIGASSDKHRERRWHIIVPFLVGAAAMASAPFFVDNVVATVALFAVASAAIIGAVPVFFSLPATFLKGTAAATGFALACSVANIAGLVSNSLMGVAIDVTGSSAGALWFFAGCLILSSFLVIALPAKLVNR; encoded by the coding sequence ATGCCCTCTGCAAATGTAAGTACACCCACTGCGACCACCGTCGCCGACCCAGTCCAGGCGCTTTACCGCAAGATCACCTGGAAGCTTATCCCCTTCCTCTGCTTCTGCTATCTGGCCTCTTATCTGGACCGGATCAACGTCGGCTTCGCCAAACTGCAAATGCTCGAGCATCTGCAGTTCAGCGAAACCGCTTTCGGCCTGGGCGCCGGTCTGTTTTTCGTCGGCTATATCATTTTCGAGGTTCCGAGCAATCTGGTCCTGGAAAAAGTCGGGGCGAAGATCTGGATCGCCCGCATCATGATCACCTGGGGCCTGCTCTCGGCCTGCACCATGCTCGTCACTTCCACCACGCAGTTCTACATCCTGCGCTTCCTGCTCGGCGCCGCCGAAGCGGGCTTTCTGCCGGGGGTGCTGTATTACCTGACCACCTGGTTCCCGACCTATCGCCGCGGCCGCATCATCGCCTTGTTCATGATCGGCCTGCCGTTGTCCAGCGTGCTCGGCGGCCCGCTGTCCGGCTGGATCATGGGGCATTTCGATAACGCTGGCGGCCTGCGCGGCTGGCAGTGGCTGTTCCTCCTCGAAGCGATACCCAGCGTACTGCTCGGTGTGCTGACCTTCTGGGCCTTGCCGAACAACTACCGCCAGGCCAAATGGCTCAACGATGACGAGAAAAACCTGCTGGAACAGGAACTGCGCGCCGACGACGCCGACTCCACCGGCAGCAAGCACAGCTTTCGCGACGGTTTCTTCAACCTGAAGGTGTGGATGCTCGGCGGCATCGACTTCTCGATCTTGCTCAGCGCCTACGCCATGGGGTTCTGGATGCCGACCTTCATCCGCAACGCCGGCGTGGTCGATACCTTCCACATCGGCGTGCTCACCGCGCTGCCGAGCATCGCCGCGTTGCTGGGCATGCTGTTGATCGGCGCCAGCTCCGACAAACACCGCGAACGCCGCTGGCACATCATCGTGCCCTTCCTGGTGGGCGCGGCAGCCATGGCCAGTGCGCCCTTCTTTGTCGACAATGTGGTGGCGACCGTGGCGCTGTTCGCTGTTGCGTCGGCGGCGATCATCGGCGCGGTGCCGGTGTTCTTCAGCCTGCCGGCAACCTTTCTCAAAGGCACCGCGGCGGCCACCGGCTTCGCCCTCGCCTGCTCGGTGGCGAACATCGCCGGGCTGGTCAGCAACTCGCTGATGGGCGTGGCCATCGACGTCACCGGCAGCAGTGCCGGCGCACTGTGGTTCTTCGCCGGCTGCCTGATTCTCAGCAGCTTCCTGGTGATCGCCCTGCCGGCCAAGCTGGTCAATCGCTGA
- a CDS encoding N-carbamoylsarcosine amidohydrolase — MSQEQSADANYQGVWGQRIGFGNKPALLMIDFMQGYTQEGAPLYAPGVVSAVAESVELLACARQHEILVVHTNIRYHPGHFADGGIWVKKAPVMKDMVEGNPLAAFCEPVLPNPDEVVISKQYASSFFGTSLASMLHAQGIDTVVLAGCSTSGCIRATAVDAVQHGFRTIVVRECVGDRHPAPHEANLFDIDSKYGDVVSKQEAMKQFRK; from the coding sequence ATGAGCCAAGAACAAAGCGCCGACGCCAACTATCAGGGTGTGTGGGGCCAGCGCATCGGCTTTGGCAACAAGCCTGCGCTGCTGATGATCGATTTCATGCAGGGCTATACCCAAGAAGGCGCACCGCTGTACGCGCCAGGCGTGGTCAGCGCTGTCGCCGAGAGCGTCGAACTGCTGGCCTGCGCCCGCCAACATGAAATCCTGGTCGTGCATACCAACATTCGCTACCACCCAGGGCACTTTGCCGACGGCGGTATATGGGTCAAAAAAGCCCCCGTGATGAAAGACATGGTCGAGGGCAACCCACTGGCAGCCTTCTGCGAGCCGGTGCTGCCCAACCCCGATGAAGTGGTGATCAGCAAGCAATACGCCAGCTCGTTTTTCGGCACCAGCCTGGCGTCGATGTTGCACGCCCAAGGCATCGACACCGTGGTACTGGCTGGCTGCTCGACCAGTGGCTGTATTCGCGCGACGGCGGTAGATGCCGTGCAGCATGGATTCCGGACCATCGTTGTTCGCGAATGCGTCGGCGATCGACACCCCGCGCCACACGAAGCCAACCTGTTCGACATTGATAGCAAGTATGGCGATGTGGTGAGTAAACAGGAGGCCATGAAGCAGTTCAGGAAATGA
- a CDS encoding maleate cis-trans isomerase family protein, with protein sequence MIKPYRIGQIVPSSNTTMETEIPAMLAARQLIRPERFTFHSSRMRMKQVRKEELAAMDGESDRCAVELSDAKVDVLGYACLVAIMAMGLGYHRQSEQRLRKATADNDANAPVITSAGALIEGLKVMGAKRIAIVAPYMKPLTELVVDYIREEGFEVVDWRALEIPDNLAVARHDPSNLPAIVRDMNLEGVDVIVLSACVQMQSLGVVSQVEAETGKPVLTAAIATTYAMLKALDLEPIVPGAGALLSGAYK encoded by the coding sequence GTGATCAAGCCTTATCGTATCGGCCAGATTGTGCCAAGTTCCAACACCACCATGGAAACCGAGATCCCGGCGATGCTGGCAGCACGCCAACTGATCCGCCCCGAACGTTTCACCTTTCACTCCAGCCGCATGCGCATGAAGCAGGTGCGCAAGGAAGAGCTGGCGGCAATGGATGGCGAATCCGATCGCTGCGCGGTCGAGCTGTCTGACGCCAAGGTCGACGTGCTGGGTTATGCGTGCCTGGTGGCGATCATGGCCATGGGCCTGGGTTATCACCGCCAGTCCGAGCAGCGGCTGCGCAAGGCCACCGCCGACAACGACGCCAATGCGCCGGTCATCACCAGCGCCGGCGCCTTGATCGAAGGCTTGAAAGTCATGGGCGCCAAACGCATTGCCATTGTCGCGCCGTACATGAAGCCGCTGACCGAACTGGTGGTGGATTACATTCGCGAAGAAGGTTTCGAGGTGGTGGACTGGCGCGCCCTGGAAATTCCCGACAATCTGGCCGTCGCCCGCCACGATCCGTCCAACCTGCCCGCCATTGTGCGCGACATGAACCTTGAAGGCGTGGATGTGATCGTCCTGTCGGCCTGCGTGCAGATGCAATCGCTGGGAGTGGTCTCGCAAGTCGAGGCCGAAACCGGCAAACCGGTACTCACCGCCGCCATCGCCACCACCTACGCCATGCTCAAGGCACTGGACCTGGAGCCCATCGTTCCGGGTGCGGGCGCGTTGCTGTCTGGCGCTTATAAATAG